A region of Myxococcota bacterium DNA encodes the following proteins:
- a CDS encoding glycosyltransferase family 39 protein, whose amino-acid sequence MMLRLESLMRACCTNTRGFALCALVLLCAFALPLWLGLGTDPTGRISEQRCVLVVKGMVESGDWLVPRLDDIIRLQKPPLFYWAGASVATFVHDTHPWSVRAVSACAALGLAAVVLAWGRSLGGPAFGLIAVGVLVAMQQITSSGRRGDAEMLLALLSTAALFAFDRADSRRPRPPLAPFALLAGLAFLTKGTAIAFSIAAPIAVQLALRRELRVLLERRVLVCFAAIAAIGLSWYVAVLVSVPGALTSFLDALMLPLGSQESRSGSAHYKPFWWFLVALPVRAAPASLLLPFVIWQLWRTRLYRDDPRRRFAALAFLAPFVAFSALPQKQKHYTLSMLPGLALCSADAVIAAARELWPRFSLALRALGAPLAALGAAVVVWCALFYVWVESLAPATAIAAAVLPLALFTLAGLAALGARPALFGAAWIVAFLLALAVGRGLVEPRLEYYAANYRQLPIGEQEQLVYASRQHPWFAKQLFALLDAVGDDDN is encoded by the coding sequence ATGATGCTGCGCCTCGAGTCTCTGATGCGCGCATGCTGCACGAACACGCGCGGGTTCGCGCTCTGCGCGCTGGTGCTGCTGTGCGCCTTCGCGCTGCCGCTCTGGCTCGGCCTCGGCACCGATCCGACCGGCCGGATCAGCGAGCAGCGCTGTGTCCTGGTCGTGAAGGGCATGGTCGAGAGCGGCGACTGGCTCGTGCCGCGGCTCGACGACATCATCCGGCTGCAGAAGCCGCCGCTCTTCTACTGGGCCGGCGCGAGCGTGGCCACGTTCGTGCACGACACGCATCCGTGGAGCGTGCGCGCGGTGTCCGCCTGCGCGGCGCTCGGGCTCGCGGCGGTGGTGCTCGCATGGGGCCGTTCCTTGGGTGGACCGGCCTTCGGGCTGATCGCCGTCGGCGTGCTCGTCGCCATGCAGCAGATCACCTCGTCCGGCCGGCGGGGCGACGCCGAGATGCTGCTCGCGCTGCTCTCGACTGCGGCGCTCTTCGCCTTCGACCGCGCCGACTCACGCCGGCCACGGCCGCCGCTCGCGCCGTTCGCGCTGCTGGCAGGCCTGGCGTTCCTGACCAAGGGCACCGCCATCGCCTTCTCGATCGCCGCGCCGATCGCCGTGCAGCTCGCCTTGCGCCGCGAGCTGCGCGTGCTGCTGGAGCGGCGCGTGCTCGTGTGCTTCGCGGCGATCGCCGCGATCGGGCTCTCGTGGTACGTGGCCGTGCTGGTCAGCGTGCCCGGCGCACTCACTTCCTTTCTCGACGCGCTGATGCTTCCGCTGGGCAGCCAGGAGAGCCGCAGCGGCTCGGCCCACTACAAGCCGTTCTGGTGGTTTCTCGTGGCGCTGCCGGTGCGCGCCGCGCCCGCGAGCCTGCTGCTGCCGTTCGTGATCTGGCAGCTCTGGCGCACGCGGCTCTACCGCGACGACCCGCGGCGGCGCTTCGCCGCGCTCGCGTTCCTGGCGCCGTTCGTCGCCTTCTCGGCGCTGCCGCAGAAGCAGAAGCACTACACGTTGTCCATGCTGCCCGGCCTCGCGCTGTGCTCGGCCGACGCGGTGATCGCGGCCGCGCGCGAGCTCTGGCCACGCTTCTCGCTGGCGCTGCGCGCGCTGGGCGCCCCGCTGGCGGCGCTGGGCGCAGCGGTGGTGGTGTGGTGCGCGCTGTTCTACGTGTGGGTCGAGTCACTCGCGCCCGCGACGGCGATCGCCGCCGCCGTGCTGCCGCTGGCGCTGTTCACGCTGGCGGGCCTGGCCGCGCTGGGCGCGCGGCCGGCGCTCTTCGGCGCAGCCTGGATCGTGGCCTTCCTGCTCGCGCTCGCCGTGGGCCGCGGGCTGGTCGAGCCGCGGCTCGAGTACTACGCCGCCAACTACCGGCAGCTTCCGATCGGCGAGCAGGAGCAGCTCGTCTACGCCTCGCGGCAACACCCGTGGTTCGCCAAGCAGCTGTTTGCGCTGCTCGACGCGGTCGGCGACGACGACAACTAG